A stretch of the Halorussus salinus genome encodes the following:
- a CDS encoding SCO family protein, whose protein sequence is MNRRDYLRTATAVGIAGAAGCTGMLDSDANPNVTLGKPDRDADITSEDLPYPAWGQKVPAVSLPAPLDDRTVDLRSVGKPSLLTFFYSHCQTVCPVLVSAMRNVQTHSLNEEYADDVAFFPTTFDPARDDAERFRAYADKMNVDTDAGNWHFLRPESKDRAKSVVQEEFGVRFDRTEPDDMDRYMFAHSALTFLVNADGYVERAYRSKSPNADTIISDLEEVRA, encoded by the coding sequence ATGAATCGGCGCGACTACCTACGGACTGCGACAGCGGTGGGAATCGCGGGGGCCGCGGGATGTACGGGGATGCTCGACTCCGACGCGAACCCGAACGTGACGTTGGGCAAACCCGACCGGGACGCCGACATCACGAGCGAGGACCTGCCGTACCCGGCATGGGGCCAGAAAGTCCCGGCCGTCTCCCTCCCGGCACCGCTGGACGACCGGACCGTAGACCTCCGGAGCGTCGGGAAACCGAGCCTGCTGACCTTCTTCTACAGCCACTGCCAGACCGTCTGTCCGGTCCTCGTCTCGGCGATGCGGAACGTCCAGACTCACTCGCTGAACGAGGAGTACGCCGACGACGTTGCCTTCTTCCCGACGACGTTCGACCCGGCGCGCGACGACGCCGAGCGGTTCCGAGCCTACGCCGACAAGATGAACGTCGATACCGACGCCGGAAACTGGCACTTCCTGCGCCCCGAGTCGAAAGACCGCGCGAAGTCGGTCGTCCAAGAGGAGTTCGGCGTGCGCTTCGACCGCACGGAACCGGACGACATGGACAGGTACATGTTCGCCCACAGCGCGCTCACGTTCCTCGTGAACGCCGACGGCTACGTCGAACGCGCCTATCGCTCGAAGTCACCGAATGCCGACACGATTATCTCGGACCTCGAAGAAGTCAGAGCATGA
- a CDS encoding cytochrome c biogenesis protein CcdA has translation MTATEFAGALAFAASTGVTTFFAPCAFPLLPGYVGYYVERGDDSSGVASALAAAGGALVALGAVALLAFALGQTLTSVLPFFEPLVGVGLVAFGALALTGRAPDLRVALPERPQSVVGFGVFGGVYAVAAAGCVAPLLLGVVTQALAFSPARGVAVVGVYAAGVAAPLVGVTLLASAGVETWRDLGHYAGSLERAAAVVMILAGLGQLYLSVVVLDVL, from the coding sequence ATGACGGCCACCGAGTTCGCCGGGGCGCTCGCGTTCGCGGCCAGCACGGGCGTCACGACGTTCTTCGCGCCCTGCGCGTTCCCGCTCCTGCCGGGCTACGTCGGCTACTACGTCGAGCGCGGCGACGACTCGTCGGGGGTCGCCTCCGCGCTGGCGGCCGCCGGGGGCGCGCTGGTCGCGCTCGGAGCCGTCGCCCTCCTCGCGTTCGCGCTCGGGCAGACGCTCACGTCCGTCCTGCCGTTTTTCGAACCGCTAGTCGGCGTCGGGTTGGTCGCGTTCGGCGCGCTGGCGCTGACCGGCCGCGCGCCCGACCTCCGGGTCGCGCTCCCCGAGCGCCCCCAGTCGGTCGTCGGCTTCGGCGTCTTCGGCGGAGTGTACGCCGTCGCAGCCGCGGGGTGTGTCGCACCGTTACTCCTCGGCGTCGTCACCCAAGCCCTCGCGTTCTCGCCCGCCCGAGGAGTCGCCGTCGTCGGCGTCTACGCCGCCGGGGTCGCGGCCCCGCTCGTCGGCGTCACCCTGCTGGCCAGCGCGGGCGTCGAGACGTGGCGGGACCTTGGCCACTACGCCGGGTCGCTGGAGCGGGCGGCCGCGGTCGTGATGATTCTGGCGGGCCTCGGACAGCTCTACCTCTCGGTCGTGGTGCTGGACGTTCTCTGA
- a CDS encoding TlpA family protein disulfide reductase, with amino-acid sequence MNRRRALVALGGLGLTGTSAWVLQSDVGESDDALPMRVETLDAPGSSAGGVRVPPENAVTVLDLFATWCAPCEKQMDALTAVRESYGDEVAMLSVTNERLGGSLTKGDLREWWRDHDGAWTLGLDPASDLMTALGAGSIPHLAIFDASGEVRWQEGGLTDEETLRTEIDRALREA; translated from the coding sequence ATGAACCGACGCCGCGCCCTCGTCGCACTCGGCGGTCTCGGCCTGACCGGGACGAGCGCGTGGGTCCTCCAAAGCGACGTGGGCGAGAGCGACGACGCGCTCCCGATGCGCGTCGAGACGCTGGACGCGCCGGGGTCGTCCGCCGGAGGAGTCCGTGTCCCGCCCGAGAACGCCGTCACCGTCCTCGACCTGTTCGCCACGTGGTGTGCGCCATGCGAGAAGCAGATGGACGCGCTCACCGCGGTCCGCGAGAGCTACGGCGACGAGGTGGCGATGCTCTCGGTCACGAACGAACGCCTCGGCGGGTCGCTAACGAAGGGGGACCTCCGCGAGTGGTGGCGCGACCACGACGGCGCGTGGACGCTCGGTCTCGACCCGGCCAGCGACCTGATGACCGCGCTCGGCGCGGGGTCCATTCCCCACCTCGCAATCTTCGACGCCTCGGGGGAGGTCCGCTGGCAGGAGGGCGGTCTCACCGACGAGGAGACCCTCCGAACCGAAATCGACCGCGCGCTCCGAGAGGCGTGA